The Changchengzhania lutea genomic sequence ATGAAAACCCGATGACGGTTACTTTTCTAAAGGATATTATTGCCAAGTTCAAAGAAAAACATCCCCAGTTCGATGTGCATCTTTCTGGAATTATCATGATGAATGATGCCTTCTTTACCTCTTCCCAAAAAGACTTGATGTTCACGCTTTTTATGTTGGCGGCCATTGTTCTTTTGATAATAGTGTTGACACGAAGTATCTACAGTACCGTTGTTACCTTTTTCATCATCTTGTTTTCGATAACTACGGCAATAGGCTTCATGGGTATAGCGGGTATCAAATTAGCTCCCTCTTCATCCACATTCCCTACAATTATCTTGACTTTGGCAGTTGCGGATAGCATACATATTCTTGTAACCTTTCTACATAATATCCGAAAGAAAGGCATGAATAAGAAGGATGCACTTGTAGAAAGTTTAAGGCTCAATTTTATGCCGGTTTTTATAACTAGCATAACAACAATGATAGGTTTTTTATCAATGAATTTTGGCGATGTGCCCCCATTTGCGGATTTAGGGAATATTGTGTCTGTTGGTGTATTTGCAGCATTCGTCTATTCGTTAACGTTTCTGCCAGCGTTTCTGGCAATCATGCCCATAAAAGTCAAGGAAATTACCGTTGTAAAAGAAAGAGGGATTGACAGGTGGTTGTCAAATTTAGGCAGGTTTGTTACGGAAAGACCAAAACAATTGACCCTTATTTCCTTGGCTATAATAGGTGGGTTTACTGCCTTATCATTTAAAAATGAATTTGATGACGAGTTTATCAAATACTTTGATGAAACGGTAGATTTTAGAACCAATAGTGAATATATAAGTCAGAATCTTACCGGAATATACAATGTAGAATATTCAATAGGTTCAGGTGAGAGCGGAGGAATGAATAATCCGCAATACCTCAAAAAGCTGGAGGAGTTTGAAGAATGGTTCAAAAAACAACCCGAAGTAGTTCATGTGAATGCTTTTACCGAAGTGGCCAGAAGGGTCAACAAATCGATGCACGGTGATGATTTGGCTTATTATAAGGTTCCCAATGATAGGCAAGAAGCTGCGCAATATCTCTTATTGTATGAAATGTCCTTGCCTTTCGGACTGGATTTGAACAACCAAATCAACGTTGACAAATCCGAAACAAGGGTCACGGTTACGACCCAAAACATGAAAAGCTCGAAACTTATCGAGTTGTCGGAACGTGGCGAGAATTGGTTAAAAGAAAACGCACCAGAGCATATGCATGCCTTGGGTACTAGCACTACATTAATGTTTTCAAGGTTGGGAATTCGACAAGCAAAAAGTATGCTTAAAGGGAATATAGTAGCACTCATTTTAATATCGTTGATTCTAATGATAGCCCTCAGGAATTTCAAAATAGGCCTTATCAGCATCATCCCGAACTTAGCCCCCGTATTTGTAGGCTTTGGTCTATGGGCTTTGTACAAAGGTCAAATAAACACAGGTATGGTAATCGTCTTTGGAATGACCTTGGGGATTATTGTGGACGACACGGTACATTTTGTTTCAAAATTTCTGAGGGCAAGGCGCGAGTTGGGTTATGATTCAAAACAAGCTGTTATCTATGCCTTTCAGACCGTTGGAAAAGCATTAGTTATAACTACCATAGTTTTATTGGCGGGGTTTATCATCCTGTCCCAATCCACCTTTGCCCTTAATAGCTATATGGCGCGTATTACTACCATGATTATTCTAGGAGCCATAATAATTGATTTTATTTTGCTGCCTTCCCTATTGATTTTGGTCAGTAAGGACGATAAAAAGATAAAAGCAAAAAATTAAGAAGTATAATCTAAAATTTAAATAAAATGAAAAGAGCGGTAATACTATTTACATTAATGGCCTTTAACTTTTCGGTCATCTCGCAAACACCCGAGCAAAAAGGTTTGGAAATAGCTAAGGCCGCAGATTTGGCAGACCAAGGTTTTGGTAGTTCTACTGTGAATCTAAAAATGATTCTCAAAAATAAGAATGGTCAAACAAGCGAACGGGAAATAACCAATAAAACGCTTGAACTGATAGAGGATGGGGATAAGTCACTCGTTGCTTTTCAGACACCTAAAGATGTGAAAGGTACGGCGACGCTTACTTTTACCCACAAAGTAGGTAGTGATGACCAATGGCTGTATCTACCTTCCATAAAAAGGGTAAAGCGGATTTCTTCCAGTAATAAGTCTGGACCTTTTATGGGAAGCGAATTCGCTTTTGAAGACCTTTCGTCCAATGAGGTGGAGAAATATACCTATAAATTCATCGAAGATAATGACGGATTGCTTTTAGTCGAGCAGAATCCTTTGAACCCAAAGTCTGGATACTCAAAAAGATTGGTATGGTACAATGGGTCTAAAGGTTATCGAATTGAAAAAATCGAGTTCTATGACCGGAAAGATGCCTTATTGAAAACCTTGGTTTATAGTGATTACAAACAATATAAAAACAAATTCTGGAGGGCTGGTGAAATGGTCATGAGCAATCATTTGAGCAATAAGGAAACTACGCTTCTTTTTTCTGGTTACAATTTTGGATTAGAGCTTTCAGACGAAGATTTCACTGAAAATGCGCTTATAAGGGTTGGTGGTTAGTTGGTTTTAGTTAGTACTTAGATTAATAGCAACTCTAAAATTGGGAACCCATCTTTTTGGGTTCTCAATTTTACTTTAATTCTTTAAAATAAATGATTAATAATAAATATAGCATTGTTGTAATACTATGCTTTTTTTTGGCATGGGAAGGATTATCTCAAGAGGACAAACAAGTGGTTCAAGATTTTCAAGTCGAACTTGAAGCCGAATACCGATATTTTGCAGAAACTCCATCTTTTGATAGTCAAAAAGACCATTTTCCTTCATTTGCTATACGACCTGAATATTCAGCAACATGGAACAATGGCTATGAGGCGCTAAACTTTCAAGGTTTCTTTAGATTGGATGTTGATGAAGAACGCACCCACTGGGATATAAGGGAGCTATACTATCAAAAGACAAAGAATAATTGGGATTTAAGTATAGGGTTTAAGAAAATATATTGGGGTGTAACCGAAAGTAATCATTTGGTCGATGTTATCAATCAAACGGATGCAGTAGAAAGTTTTGATGGAGAGAAAAAGTTAGGACAGCCTATGGTCCAGTTTTCTCTAAACACAAAAAATATTGGCTCTTTCGATTTCTTTTACCTGCCCTATCACAGAAAAAGAGTTTTCCCAGATAAAAAATCCAGATTACGGTTTCCTATGGTCATTGATAAAAAAGATTTAGGCTATGAAAGCGGTGCGGAGGAATGGCATCAGGATTTTGCCATTCGCTGGAAACACTATTTCGGAATTTTTGATATTGGATTATCCCATTTTTATGGAACCGGAAGAGAACCACTTTTTACATTCCTTGAATCGGGCAATATAAATGCCTTCTATCCAATAATTAATCAAACTGGGTTGGAGCTTCAAATTACCCATGATGCCTTTTTATGGAAACTGGAATCTATTTATAGAAAGGCTAATACACAGGATTTTTTGGCCGTTACAGCTGGTCTTGAATACACTTTTGGGAACATCAAAAGTTCAGGAATTGATTTGGGTATACTTGGAGAATACCTCTATGATGAAAGAGACGAATTAGCATTGAGCGGTCTCCAGAACGATGTGTTCTTAGGCAGCAGGATAGCTTTTAATGATGTGCAAAGCACACAGATTCTTGTGGGAGGAATTTTTGATTTGGGAAAAAGTAGTAGAATATTCAGTTTGGAAGCTTCGAGAAGGCTAAGCGAAAGTTGGAAAATGGAAGTTGAGGGAAGGTTTTTCAATTCAATTGATAATAGGGAACTTATTCTCCTAAACTTTCAGAATGATAGTTTTCTCCGTCTTACGCTTTTTAAATATTTTTAAATGAAATGACATGAGTTACTTTAAAAATGATTTCTTCACATTTTTTGAAGAATTAGAGAAAAACAATAACAAGGAATGGTTTCATGCTAACAAATCAAGGTACAATCAATTTGTAAAAATACCTTTCGAGAATTTTACTTCCGAATTTATTTTTGAAATTCAAAATCGTGATGCAACACTCAAGATAGAGGCAAAAGAGTGTATTTTAAGAATTAACAAAGACATTCGGTTTTCTAAAGATAAGTCACCGTACAACCTCCACGTCACGGCATTTATTTCTAATGGTGGTAGAAAAGACAAAACCATTCCAGGACTATACATTCGTCTTTCTAGAGAGATGACAGGTATTATGGGTGGATGCTACAACCCTAATAAAGAGCAATTGCACAATCTGAGAAATGCTATTTTTAGGAATAAAGTTGAGTTTAACAACATTATTAAAAATTCAACTTTCACCAATAAATTTGGAGAGCTTAAGGGTGAGGAAATGAAAAGAGTTCCTAAAGAATGGGTGCCAAAAGTAGAAGAAGTTCCACTACTAATTAAAAAACAGTTTTATGTAGCATCAGAGTTAAACCCTCAAAGAATGTTACAAGATAATTTTATGGACAGTGTACTTGAACATTGGGAAGCTCTTAACCCATTCAACGCTTTTTTATTAAAGAATTTAAACTAAAGGACTATGGCGTATTCAGATTTTTTAATTGACCGTGTAGAAAGAGTTTTTAAGCAAAAAAAAATAAATGCAGAAGGCAAAAAGTTTATGGGTGGCTATTGTTTCTTTTTAGATGACAAAATGTGTATTGGTTTAGATGTCGATAAAAAAACAGGAAAAGATCGGCTTATGGCAAGAATTGGCGAAAATGTAATTGAGGAAGCCCTAAAACGAAAAGGGTGTATGCCAATGGATATTACTGGCCGACCCATGAAAGGATTTGTGTTCGTTGCTCCTGAAGGTTTCGATCTAGATAGAGATTTAGAGTATTGGATACAATTAGCAATTAATTTTAATCCGTTGGCTAAAAGTAGTAAGCGTAAAAAGTAAAGCTAAATAATAATTGAAAGAAATTGAAGAAATATTTAAGCATTTTGATAGTAATATCGAAGATTTAGAAACTAATGTTGAAGATGTTCTGCTAAAAGCCGAAAAAGGCATAAAAATTACAAAGGATACACTTCTAGCAATGAGAAGTCTTGTCCTAGAGAAAAACTTCAAAACAAAGGAAGTAGAAATACATTTTTTCAAAAACTCAAAGCCCCAAATTTACAGTAAGCTCATTTACTATGTAAAGCTTTTCAATATTGAAAGTAAAAGGCCAAGAGGTAGTAAAAAATCACAGGCCAAATACCTAAACAATCATATCGATAGGCTTCAGACATTTTTTAATGACAATTTAGAGTTTTATCACTATTTTAGAAGAGGAGCCACCACCTTTGATAAGCAGTATTTTTTAAGAGGACAAGCAGATATTAGATTACATTCTGATGCTTTCCACTTTTTCACTGATGAGCAATTTTCTACAAGTCATGATAGCACGGTAGTATGTGTCTTGAAGTGTGTTTTTGAAAATTCCTGAAAACGTTTGGCGGTTTTCCTCTTGAACCTGATGGTGATGAATGAATCCATTTTTTTCGCTTTTTTGAAGATTTGACGTAAATCCATCCCTGTTTACAGGCTGTTTGGCGGCATTTGACGCAAATTGATAAAATTCGAAAAAGAATAAAATTATAATTAATTGAAAATCAATTATTTATAAACTAAAAGGATAATGTAACGCGGCTCTGCCCGTTACCCTCTTGCTATTCCTTTTCGTTCGCCACAGGCGAACAAAAATTTCATACAATCTGGCTAAAAAGCCAATTGCCTTGTAGGAATTCGAGAATTCCTACATGTAAATTATAGATGGATACAGCTATCAGCGAAAGTTAAAAATGGGATAACTATATGAATTTATGTGTGCTGAATTTCAGCGAAATAAAGATACGCTTTTTTCTCGACTTGAAATTAATTGCATATAAAAACACCTCCAAAAATTTAGAGGTGCTTGACTATAAAGTTTAGAAAATTAAATGTTGAATACGTATTTATAGGAATATAAATTTCGTAATGCTTCTTCCTCTATCATCGTTTCAAAACAGGTATAATTTTCCCTTACGTATTTGCGAATATCATCGCCAAATTTTCGTTCCACATCCTTCTTGGAATTTTCTAAAAGACGGTTTTGAGCCTCTTCGCTCAAGTCTGTAAAATTGAGATATACCATAGCTTTAGATTTTAGTATTCGCTTGGTAACATCAGCGTATCATTTACAAAAAACAACCGCAATTCATCGAGCGGAAAATCGGTTGCACGATAGTTCTTTTTGATTCATATTAAACATTATTTAAAAGTACTTGGTAG encodes the following:
- a CDS encoding TfoX/Sxy family protein; its protein translation is MAYSDFLIDRVERVFKQKKINAEGKKFMGGYCFFLDDKMCIGLDVDKKTGKDRLMARIGENVIEEALKRKGCMPMDITGRPMKGFVFVAPEGFDLDRDLEYWIQLAINFNPLAKSSKRKK
- a CDS encoding DUF2461 domain-containing protein, yielding MSYFKNDFFTFFEELEKNNNKEWFHANKSRYNQFVKIPFENFTSEFIFEIQNRDATLKIEAKECILRINKDIRFSKDKSPYNLHVTAFISNGGRKDKTIPGLYIRLSREMTGIMGGCYNPNKEQLHNLRNAIFRNKVEFNNIIKNSTFTNKFGELKGEEMKRVPKEWVPKVEEVPLLIKKQFYVASELNPQRMLQDNFMDSVLEHWEALNPFNAFLLKNLN
- a CDS encoding efflux RND transporter permease subunit; translated protein: MNAIKKTGDKLNSFAIKWAEFVVKYKWGVLLFSILMAVGIASQGKMEFDADYHVFFSEDNPELLAFDGLQEKYTKDDSALIVLTPNNGSVFTKENLSAIEELTAEAWKTPFSSRIDAITNFQHTKADNDDLYVEDLSYETSSKSVADIQRIREIALKEPLLVNRLVNEEGTVTAINVTVKFPNKSLDENPMTVTFLKDIIAKFKEKHPQFDVHLSGIIMMNDAFFTSSQKDLMFTLFMLAAIVLLIIVLTRSIYSTVVTFFIILFSITTAIGFMGIAGIKLAPSSSTFPTIILTLAVADSIHILVTFLHNIRKKGMNKKDALVESLRLNFMPVFITSITTMIGFLSMNFGDVPPFADLGNIVSVGVFAAFVYSLTFLPAFLAIMPIKVKEITVVKERGIDRWLSNLGRFVTERPKQLTLISLAIIGGFTALSFKNEFDDEFIKYFDETVDFRTNSEYISQNLTGIYNVEYSIGSGESGGMNNPQYLKKLEEFEEWFKKQPEVVHVNAFTEVARRVNKSMHGDDLAYYKVPNDRQEAAQYLLLYEMSLPFGLDLNNQINVDKSETRVTVTTQNMKSSKLIELSERGENWLKENAPEHMHALGTSTTLMFSRLGIRQAKSMLKGNIVALILISLILMIALRNFKIGLISIIPNLAPVFVGFGLWALYKGQINTGMVIVFGMTLGIIVDDTVHFVSKFLRARRELGYDSKQAVIYAFQTVGKALVITTIVLLAGFIILSQSTFALNSYMARITTMIILGAIIIDFILLPSLLILVSKDDKKIKAKN
- a CDS encoding outer membrane lipoprotein-sorting protein encodes the protein MKRAVILFTLMAFNFSVISQTPEQKGLEIAKAADLADQGFGSSTVNLKMILKNKNGQTSEREITNKTLELIEDGDKSLVAFQTPKDVKGTATLTFTHKVGSDDQWLYLPSIKRVKRISSSNKSGPFMGSEFAFEDLSSNEVEKYTYKFIEDNDGLLLVEQNPLNPKSGYSKRLVWYNGSKGYRIEKIEFYDRKDALLKTLVYSDYKQYKNKFWRAGEMVMSNHLSNKETTLLFSGYNFGLELSDEDFTENALIRVGG
- a CDS encoding RteC domain-containing protein, which translates into the protein MRSLVLEKNFKTKEVEIHFFKNSKPQIYSKLIYYVKLFNIESKRPRGSKKSQAKYLNNHIDRLQTFFNDNLEFYHYFRRGATTFDKQYFLRGQADIRLHSDAFHFFTDEQFSTSHDSTVVCVLKCVFENS